In Elephas maximus indicus isolate mEleMax1 chromosome 7, mEleMax1 primary haplotype, whole genome shotgun sequence, the following proteins share a genomic window:
- the CWC15 gene encoding spliceosome-associated protein CWC15 homolog encodes MTTAARPTFEPARGGRGKGEGDLSQLSKQYSSRDLPSHTKIKYRQTTQDAPEEVRNRDFRRELEERERAAAREKNRDRPTREHTTSSSVSKKPRLDQIPAANLDADDPLTDEEDEDEDFEEESDDDDTAALLAELEKIKKERAEEQARKEQEQKAEEERIRMENILSGNPLLNLTGPSQPQANFKVKRRWDDDVVFKNCAKGVDDQKKDKRFVNDTLRSEFHKKFMEKYIK; translated from the exons ATGACAACAGCAGCCAGGCCAACTTTTGAACCTGCAAGAGgtggaagaggaaaaggagaaggtgATTTGAGCCAGCTCTCAAAGCAGTATTCAAGCAGAGACCTACCCTCTCATACGAAGATAAAATATAG ACAAACCACTCAGGATGCCCCAGAAGAAGTTCGCAACCGTGACTTCAGAAGAGAgttggaagagagagagagagctgctgcaagagaaaaaaatagagatcgTCCAACCCGAG AACATACAACATCTTCTTCAGTCTCGAAGAAGCCCAGGTTAGACCAGATTCCTGCCGCCAACCTTGATGCAGATGACCCTTTGACAGAC GAAGAGGATGAAGATGAAGATTTTGAAGAGGAGAGTGATGATGACGATACTGCAGCTCTTCTTGCAGaactggaaaaaattaaaaaagaaagagctgAAGAGCAGGCCAGGAAG GAACAAGAACAAAAAGCTGAAGAAGAGAGGATCCGTATGGAAAATATTCTGAGTGGAAACCCACTCCTTAATCTCACTGGCCCATCCCAGCCTCAGGCCAACTTCAAAGTTAAAAGAAG gtGGGATGATGATGTTGTTTTCAAGAACTGTGCAAAAGGTGTAGATGATCAGAAGAAAGACAAAAGATTTGTAAATGATACGCTGCGATCTGAATTTCACAAAAAGTTCATGGAGAAATATATTAAGTAG